From Diospyros lotus cultivar Yz01 chromosome 4, ASM1463336v1, whole genome shotgun sequence, a single genomic window includes:
- the LOC127800270 gene encoding uncharacterized protein LOC127800270, whose protein sequence is MDKQVKLEEEVGEKKGELKLGEELQQHQPPNVSAMEPLTREAYGGGMYGAEPQVAEKPRNKAPASETQSADGPTEPDPQPKHRPPPSTGDRDLDITGQSYIQ, encoded by the coding sequence ATGGATAAACAGGTGAAATTAGAGGAGGAGGTGGGGGAGAAGAAGGGAGAATTGAAATTAGGGGAGGAGCTGCAGCAGCACCAACCACCCAACGTTTCAGCCATGGAACCCCTCACAAGAGAAGCTTACGGCGGCGGAATGTACGGAGCGGAGCCGCAGGTGGCCGAGAAACCCAGAAATAAGGCACCGGCAAGTGAGACGCAGAGTGCAGATGGGCCGACCGAACCTGACCCCCAACCAAAGCACCGCCCTCCGCCGTCTACCGGAGATCGGGATCTTGACATCACCGGCCAATCTTACATTCAGTGA
- the LOC127799317 gene encoding WD repeat-containing protein DWA2-like isoform X2, with translation MQGVGSTGIGYGLKYQARCIADVKADTDHTSFIAGTLSLKEENEVHLIRLSSGGTELVCEGLFSHPNEIWDLACCPFDQRIFSTVFSTGESYGAAIWQIPELYGQSNSPQLEHIGSLDAHNSKIKCTLWWPSGRLDKLISIDEQNLYLWSLDSSRKTAQVQAQESSGMLHYLSGGAWDPHDLNSVASTCESSIQFWDLRTMKRANSIEHAHVHNVDYDPKKKYILVTAEDESAIHIWDLRMAKVPILELPGHSHWTWSVRCNPEYDGLILSAGTDSAVNLWLASPPSSDDITSESLAESPTKRADPLLNSYSDYEDSVYGIAWSSREPWIFASLSYDGRVAVETIKPHISRK, from the exons ATGCAAGGAGTTGGATCGACGGGCATCGGTTACGGTCTCAAATACCAG GCTAGATGCATTGCAGATGTCAAAGCGGACACGGATCACACCAGTTTCATCGCCGGCACTCTGAGTCTCAAGGAAGAGAACGAG GTCCATTTGATTAGGCTTTCATCTGGCGGAACTGAACTTGTATGCGAGGGTTTGTTTTCTCATCCGAACGAGATCTGGGACCTCGCATGTTGCCCCTTTGACCAGCGCATTTTCTCCACTGTTTTCTCCACCG GTGAATCCTATGGAGCAGCAATATGGCAGATTCCTGAGTTGTATGGCCagtcaaactctcctcaattggAACATATTGGCTCTCTGGATGCACATAATTCGAAGATCAAATG CACACTTTGGTGGCCATCTGGAAGGTTGGACAAGTTGATCAGTATAGATGAGCAGAATCTCTATTTATGGAGCTTAGACTCTTCAAGAAAGACTGCGCAG GTTCAAGCACAGGAGTCATCTGGAATGCTTCATTACTTATCTGGTGGAGCATGGGATCCGCATGATCTGAATTCTGTTGCATCTACATGTGAATCTTCAATACAGTTTTGGGATCTTAGGACAATGAA GAGAGCAAATTCAATTGAACACGCCCATGTTCATAATGTAGATTATGACCCAAAGAAGAAGTATATACTC GTAACTGCAGAGGATGAATCTGCAATACACATATGGGATCTTAGAATGGCAAAGGTTCCAATTCTAGAACTCCCTGGACATTCACACTG GACATGGTCTGTTAGATGTAATCCCGAGTATGATGGGCTGATtctg AGCGCTGGAACAGACTCGGCTGTCAACTTGTGGTTGGCTTCTCCTCCAAGCAGTGATGATATAACATCAGAAAG TTTGGCAGAATCTCCTACAAAGCGAGCAGATCCGTTGCTCAACTCATACAGTGACTATGAAGACAGTGTTTATG GCATTGCTTGGAGTTCTCGTGAGCCTTGGATTTTTGCATCATTGTCCTATGATGGGAGG GTGGCAGTAGAAACAATAAAGCCTCATATCTCAAGAAAATGA
- the LOC127799317 gene encoding WD repeat-containing protein DWA2-like isoform X1: MQGVGSTGIGYGLKYQARCIADVKADTDHTSFIAGTLSLKEENEVLLLYVHLIRLSSGGTELVCEGLFSHPNEIWDLACCPFDQRIFSTVFSTGESYGAAIWQIPELYGQSNSPQLEHIGSLDAHNSKIKCTLWWPSGRLDKLISIDEQNLYLWSLDSSRKTAQVQAQESSGMLHYLSGGAWDPHDLNSVASTCESSIQFWDLRTMKRANSIEHAHVHNVDYDPKKKYILVTAEDESAIHIWDLRMAKVPILELPGHSHWTWSVRCNPEYDGLILSAGTDSAVNLWLASPPSSDDITSESLAESPTKRADPLLNSYSDYEDSVYGIAWSSREPWIFASLSYDGRVAVETIKPHISRK, from the exons ATGCAAGGAGTTGGATCGACGGGCATCGGTTACGGTCTCAAATACCAG GCTAGATGCATTGCAGATGTCAAAGCGGACACGGATCACACCAGTTTCATCGCCGGCACTCTGAGTCTCAAGGAAGAGAACGAGGTTTTGCTTTTATAC GTCCATTTGATTAGGCTTTCATCTGGCGGAACTGAACTTGTATGCGAGGGTTTGTTTTCTCATCCGAACGAGATCTGGGACCTCGCATGTTGCCCCTTTGACCAGCGCATTTTCTCCACTGTTTTCTCCACCG GTGAATCCTATGGAGCAGCAATATGGCAGATTCCTGAGTTGTATGGCCagtcaaactctcctcaattggAACATATTGGCTCTCTGGATGCACATAATTCGAAGATCAAATG CACACTTTGGTGGCCATCTGGAAGGTTGGACAAGTTGATCAGTATAGATGAGCAGAATCTCTATTTATGGAGCTTAGACTCTTCAAGAAAGACTGCGCAG GTTCAAGCACAGGAGTCATCTGGAATGCTTCATTACTTATCTGGTGGAGCATGGGATCCGCATGATCTGAATTCTGTTGCATCTACATGTGAATCTTCAATACAGTTTTGGGATCTTAGGACAATGAA GAGAGCAAATTCAATTGAACACGCCCATGTTCATAATGTAGATTATGACCCAAAGAAGAAGTATATACTC GTAACTGCAGAGGATGAATCTGCAATACACATATGGGATCTTAGAATGGCAAAGGTTCCAATTCTAGAACTCCCTGGACATTCACACTG GACATGGTCTGTTAGATGTAATCCCGAGTATGATGGGCTGATtctg AGCGCTGGAACAGACTCGGCTGTCAACTTGTGGTTGGCTTCTCCTCCAAGCAGTGATGATATAACATCAGAAAG TTTGGCAGAATCTCCTACAAAGCGAGCAGATCCGTTGCTCAACTCATACAGTGACTATGAAGACAGTGTTTATG GCATTGCTTGGAGTTCTCGTGAGCCTTGGATTTTTGCATCATTGTCCTATGATGGGAGG GTGGCAGTAGAAACAATAAAGCCTCATATCTCAAGAAAATGA